In Alicyclobacillus macrosporangiidus CPP55, a single window of DNA contains:
- a CDS encoding AbrB family transcriptional regulator, translating to MKDWWVLAASSGIAGGAFSRLGVPAAWMVGPMVAAILFGLATGRRPRVRRPVFAACQAVVGVIVASMFRASDLPVIVHHLPAVVLVAAGSLVVSLVIGWAIGRFAHVDRMTAVLGAMPGGASGMVAMSVSLQADPKLVAVMQYVRVISVVLTASAMTRWLAGSAAAHVQMPASLAQGGYVLYSVETLAVGLVGAWLGLTVRLPAGQLLGAILAGTVANLAGWVPLTIPGWMSAVAYAVLGVYVGLMFDRASLKHAGLLLPYIFASTVALILLCAAIGWGMARWTGETLLTGLLATSPGGLDSVSLMAIGGGANLALVVSLQTVRMFTIVFFGPPIVRWLARRDGQVTHGEGAV from the coding sequence ATGAAGGATTGGTGGGTGCTGGCCGCGTCCAGCGGGATCGCCGGGGGGGCGTTCAGCCGCCTCGGGGTGCCGGCCGCGTGGATGGTGGGGCCGATGGTGGCCGCCATCCTGTTCGGATTGGCCACGGGGCGACGGCCGCGGGTGCGGCGGCCCGTGTTCGCTGCTTGCCAGGCGGTCGTCGGGGTGATTGTGGCCAGCATGTTCCGGGCCTCTGATCTGCCCGTGATCGTCCACCACCTGCCCGCGGTGGTGTTGGTGGCGGCAGGATCGCTGGTGGTGAGCCTGGTCATCGGTTGGGCCATCGGGCGTTTTGCGCACGTGGATCGGATGACTGCTGTGTTGGGGGCGATGCCGGGCGGGGCGTCGGGTATGGTGGCGATGAGCGTGTCGCTGCAGGCGGACCCAAAACTGGTCGCGGTGATGCAGTACGTGCGGGTGATCTCCGTCGTCCTCACGGCGTCCGCCATGACCCGTTGGTTGGCGGGCTCGGCGGCGGCGCACGTCCAGATGCCGGCGTCGCTGGCACAGGGCGGTTATGTGCTGTACAGCGTGGAGACACTGGCGGTGGGACTGGTGGGTGCGTGGCTCGGGTTGACGGTGCGCCTGCCCGCCGGACAGCTGCTCGGCGCCATCCTGGCCGGCACGGTGGCAAACCTGGCGGGGTGGGTGCCGCTGACCATCCCTGGGTGGATGTCGGCGGTGGCCTACGCGGTCCTCGGGGTCTACGTGGGGCTGATGTTCGATCGCGCGTCGCTCAAGCACGCCGGCCTCCTGCTGCCATACATCTTCGCATCGACGGTGGCGTTGATCCTGCTGTGCGCCGCCATCGGATGGGGGATGGCGCGCTGGACAGGCGAGACGCTGTTGACCGGGCTCCTCGCGACCAGTCCGGGCGGATTGGACTCGGTGAGCCTCATGGCCATCGGAGGCGGGGCGAACCTGGCCCTGGTGGTCTCGTTGCAGACGGTGCGCATGTTCACCATCGTGTTCTTCGGGCCGCCCATTGTCCGCTGGCTGGCGAGGCGGGATGGGCAGGTCACGCACGGGGAGGGAGCGGTATGA
- a CDS encoding cytochrome c biogenesis CcdA family protein: MLGWGASAAGRFLIQYKQTVRVVGGVLVILFGLFMAGVLRSEWLMRERRFHLPARRPLGYLGSVLVGVAFAAGWTPCIGPIVGSVLAMIIAHPAAGAWYMFAYAAGFSLPFLVFAVTLASVRPLLRYTDAAARVGGVLLTVMGVLLLTGQLSVLALWIQRLTGFTGF; this comes from the coding sequence ATGCTGGGATGGGGCGCCAGCGCCGCCGGCCGGTTTCTCATCCAATACAAGCAGACGGTGCGCGTGGTCGGAGGGGTGCTGGTCATCCTCTTCGGCCTGTTCATGGCGGGGGTCCTGCGCAGCGAGTGGTTGATGCGCGAGCGGCGGTTTCACCTGCCGGCCCGCCGCCCCTTGGGATACCTGGGATCCGTGTTGGTGGGCGTGGCGTTCGCCGCCGGGTGGACACCTTGCATCGGTCCCATCGTCGGGTCTGTCCTGGCGATGATCATCGCCCATCCGGCCGCGGGCGCGTGGTACATGTTCGCGTACGCGGCGGGGTTCTCACTGCCCTTCTTGGTGTTCGCCGTCACGCTGGCCTCCGTCCGGCCCCTGCTGCGTTACACCGACGCGGCCGCCCGCGTGGGCGGTGTCCTGCTGACGGTCATGGGCGTGCTCTTGCTCACCGGCCAGCTGTCTGTCCTCGCCCTGTGGATCCAGCGCCTGACCGGCTTCACCGGGTTTTGA